The following are encoded in a window of Oncorhynchus mykiss isolate Arlee chromosome Y, USDA_OmykA_1.1, whole genome shotgun sequence genomic DNA:
- the LOC110509432 gene encoding olfactory receptor 10G4-like produces MSSVNFTGKNVEEFTITGFDHLSHQKLLGFLIFITYFLVILGSGTNICIILTDRRLHTPMYLLICNLAVVDIMFTSSTSTTMISVLLGEVKTISYYSCISSMYIYHLGDITGCLALSLMALDRTIAISNPLRYHSILTNAQIFVLIIASWFIGIICLGIALAWADFDNLPYCQPIIRYVFCDYPALIRAACVNPEPYFLIPTILALWLLAGQFPLIILSYVKIIYTLLRLPNSESRAQGFNTCICHIIVVSCYYAPKLVSVLLTRIGVRLNLTERNALLIIATLLPSLINPTIYCLKTKEIRKRLVQILSKRKRTVSIKCQKG; encoded by the coding sequence ATGTCTTCAGTGAATTTCACTGGGAAGAATGTGGAGGAGTTTACCATCACTGGCTTCGACCACCTCTCTCACCAGAAGCTCCTGGGTTTCCTCATCTTCATCACCTATTTCCTTGTGATTCTGGGAAGCGGCACCAACATCTGCATCATTTTGACGGACAGACGGCTGCACACGCCCATGTACCTCCTCATCTGTAACCTGGCCGTGGTGGACATCATGTTCACCTCCAGCACCAGCACCACCATGATCTCTGTCCTGCTGGGCGAGGTCAAAACCATCTCCTACTACTCCTGCATATCAAGCATGTACATCTACCACCTGGGTGACATCACAGGGTGTCTGGCCCTGTCCCTGATGGCTTTGGACCGAACCATCGCTATCAGCAACCCTCTTAGGTACCACAGCATCCTGACTAACGCACAAATATTTGTGTTAATCATAGCTTCCTGGTTCATTGGTATAATATGCTTAGGAATTGCTCTTGCTTGGGCAGACTTTGACAACCTTCCATACTGCCAACCAATCATTAGGTACGTCTTTTGTGATTACCCAGCGTTAATCAGGGCTGCCTGTGTCAACCCTGAACCTTACTTCCTGATTCCCACCATTCTGGCTCTATGGCTCCTCGCGGGCCAGTTTCCCTTAATTATACTGTCATACGTTAAAATCATCTACACACTCCTGAGACTGCCAAACAGTGAGAGCAGAGCACAGGGGTTTAATACCTGTATTTGTCACATCATTGTGGTGTCCTGTTACTACGCTCCCAAGTtggtctctgtgttgttgacgaGGATAGGGGTGAGGCTGAATCTGACGGAGCGTAATGCTTTACTGATTATAGCTACGCTGTTACCTTCTCTGATCAACCCTACAATCTACTGTCTGAAGACCAAGGAGATTAGAAAGAGATTGGTTCAGATACTGTCTAAAAGAAAAAGAACTGTATCAATAAAATGTCAAAAAGGGTga